In one Cyprinus carpio isolate SPL01 chromosome B2, ASM1834038v1, whole genome shotgun sequence genomic region, the following are encoded:
- the cdyl gene encoding chromodomain Y-like protein, translating to MMATEELYEVERIVGKRKNKKGKTEYLVRWRGYGFEGDTWEPENHLSSCVEFIHEFNRQHSEKQKDGALLRSTRSSPSTAGGNTSINARKQISRPQQSSASPNTAKSSPPTPNTSSTKRLQPAQHSLHNSDAQQQKSKRSAGVSSSGTAVTSTVTDTAPTAALTAAPTVSVLRRSMDLAKSGIKILVPKSPMNSRTDTEESPSEAAHSLEQGGQEPDAVPPEVALLEKPARAVRVQGEERARMGTRPRTQTALPPPQIPITPAAVRTLNGKGVTTLMEASSANGTAITQSGVTGVMSSSGLTVKRRFGDRATFDKRLRFSVRQTESAYRYRDIVVKKQDGFTHILFSTKTSENNSLNPDVMKEVQSAMATAAADDSKLVLLSAVGNVFCFGLDFIYFIRRLTDDRKKESIKMAETIRTFVNTFIQFKKPIIAAVNGPAIGLGASILPLCDVIWANEKAWFQTPYTIFGQTPDACSSVTFPLIMGVASANEMLLSGRKLTAQEACAKGLVSQVLWPETFTQEVMARIKELVSCNSVVLRESKALVRNINRAALEQANERECEALKRVWGSPQGMDSILNYLQKKIDEF from the exons ATGATGGCTACGGAGGAACTCTACGAG GTGGAGAGAATAGTAGGCAAACGTAAGAACAAAAAGGGCAAGACTGAGTACCTGGTTCGCTGGAGAGGCTACGGCTTTGAGGGAGACACCTGGGAGCCGGAGAATCACCTGTCCAGCTGCGTCGAGTTCATCCATGAATTTAACCGGCAACACAGCGAGAAGCAGAAAGACGGAGCTTTACTCCGTTCCACACGCAGCTCTCCCAGCACAGCCGGAGGCAACACTAGCATCAACGCCCGCAAACAAATCAGCAGGCCTCAGCAGTCCTCAGCGAGTCCTAACACAGCGAAGAGCTCTCCACCTACCCCAAACACATCCTCCACAAAACGGCTTCAGCCAGCACAGCATTCACTGCACAACAGCGATGCGCAGCAGCAGAAGAGTAAGCGATCTGCTGGTGTGAGTAGCAGTGGCACTGCTGTTACGAGCACAGTCACTGACACGGCTCCAACGGCAGCGCTGACAGCTGCTCCCACTGTGAGTGTGCTGCGGCGAAGTATGGACCTGGCTAAATCTGGCATCAAAATCCTAGTGCCGAAGAGCCCAATGAACAGCCGCACTGACACAGAGGAGTCTCCCAGTGAGGCAGCGCACAGTCTGGAGCAGGGAGGCCAAGAGCCAGATGCTGTACCGCCTGAAGTGGCCTTGCTGGAGAAACCCGCCAGAGCTGTGCGTGTACAAGGAGAAGAACGGGCTCGTATGGGCACGAGGCCCAGAACACAAACAGCCCTTCCGCCACCACAGATTCCCATTACCCCCGCTGCTGTCCGCACATTAAACGGGAAAG GCGTGACTACCCTCATGGAGGCCTCGTCTGCAAATGGGACAGCCATTACTCAGAGTGGTGTGACAGGAGTGATGAGCAGCTCAGGGCTGACAGTCAAAAGGCGTTTTGGAGACCGTGCAACTTTCGACAAGCGTCTGCGCTTTAGTGTTCGTCAAACTGAGAGTGCTTACCGCTACAGGGACATTGTAGTTAAGAAACAAGATGGCTTTACACACATTCTGTTTTCTACAAAGACCTCTGAGAACAACTCACTGAATCCTGAT GTCATGAAAGAGGTTCAGAGTGCTATGGCCACAGCTGCAGCTGATGACAGTAAACTTGTTCTACTGAGTGCCGTGGGAAACGTCTTCTGCTTTGGCCTTGACTTCATCTATTTTATTAGGCGGCTCACGGATGATAGGAAAAAAGAAAGTATCAAAATGGCGGAGACAATCAG AACTTTCGTCAACACATTTATTCAGTTCAAGAAGCCCATCATTGCCGCTGTGAACGGGCCTGCTATTGGGCTTGGAGCATCTATCTTGCCCCTGTGTGATGTCATCTGGGCCAATGAGAAGGCTTGGTTCCAGACTCCTTACACAATCTTTGGCCAAACCCCAGACGCCTGCTCCTCTGTAACATTCCCTCTCATCATGGGAGTCGCCTCG GCTAATGAAATGCTACTGAGTGGGAGGAAGTTGACAGCTCAGGAGGCTTGTGCCAAAGGACTCGTGTCCCAGGTTCTGTGGCCAGAGACCTTCACACAGGAAGTAATGGCTCGCATCAAGGAGCTAGTATCTTGTAATTCAGTT GTTCTGCGCGAGTCCAAAGCACTGGTGAGGAACATTAACCGAGCCGCCCTGGAGCAGGCCAACGAGAGGGAATGTGAGGCACTTAAGAGGGTCTGGGGCTCTCCTCAGGGCATGGACTCCATACTCAATTATCTCCAGAAGAAAATCGATGAATTCTAA